CCTTGACCTGGTGGTTGTATATTGATAACTAAGCTATTAAATATAAGTGCGACAGCACAGACATACTCACACCAGGAAAGCCTTGTACCGCTACTTAAATAAATGCAATTACGCACTataatcttcttcattgAAACGGGAAGATGGTATAGAGACACATGACTTGAGTAAAGAGGCTGGTCTATATTGAGGAGGACCATGCCAAGGAGTCGGAAAACAGCATATTGTATACACAAGACAAGGACCTTGTCATTGAGCCTACAGATCGTCTCTGTAAGGAGTCTGATTAACATCAACGCACTGTAAAATCGCGTTGTCCAACTTCACCCATGCTCCGCGATCCAAGAATGCCCAGGTTGTCTGCGAGTGCATGATAACGTTCACGTTTGGCTGCTGTAAAATACGGCATGCTGTCCCTTGTTCGAACTTCACGAGTGATGCACTTGTCGCGTAGACTTCACCGTCTTCACCAACAAGGTCAGATTTACCCCAGAGATCCTGAATGAAGTGCTTTAAATTGTCAGGCGCGATAGTCGCATTGGCGTTAGCGCCTGTCCAGTCATTGGCGAGCTGCACGATTACATCTTCGTTTAGGGCGTGGGCAGGGGACAGCAGGGAGGAGAGAGCAGGGGCGGCGACGCtgaggagaacaagaagaggcGTGGAAGTCTTCATCTTTAGTTGGAGATAGTGGTTGGAAGACGGTCGGGGGTTGAGAATTCATGATCTCGCAATTTTCTATGTCACTTTTTTTATAGTCCTGGGGTCCGCCATCATAGAACGATTTGACATGCTCTCCAGTGCCGACTTATGACATAAACCACTTCGGAATGAACTACAACTTTACTGCAACTGGAAATGGCTTGGAGGGTGAAGGTCAAAATTCGGCAATTAGGTTTCGAAACCATTTCTTTCCGTGGTTAAGGATCCAAACCATACTACTTGAAAAAGGTTACACGTCTATATGATTTAATGCTTTCCGCTAACAATCACGTATGGCTTCGGACTCGAATTGTGTAGATGCTGGGGCAATTGAGGATGGTTTCTCTTCATGAAACTGGTGTTTCAAACAAATGCATTCTTTGGAGTGTATATGGGCGCCAGTCATATTGAACTGTCCTTTGTAGTTCGTGCTCGCTGCAGAATCCGGGGGAGTGTCACGTTTAGTAACATGGCGACTTCAGCTATCCCCCCAGCGCCGAAAAATTGATCTCTAACTGTCAATTAcctttctgttttcttggGTGTACGCTCTTTATCAAGAGGGAGGCTATATTAGATACTGTTCTACTCAAGATTACTTGGAAAACGGCAACATGTAATCAGTTGCTTTTCTGTTGACACTGCCTAGAACTCTTGTACCCTATATACATCTTTGAGATAGTCACAGCGAACTAAATTGGAGATATATCCGACTCCTGAGTCAAAGAGGCTATCCTCCACGGTTGGCTCGACTTCGTTACGCATTTCCCACAGTGTGTATCCCTAAATCGGGTAAGCAGCTTGATTCAAGTCCATCCAGGAGGCTCCCTTGAGCTTCCATATATATTCAACAGAATTCCAACACCATTGCCGAGCTTCTACCCCATCATAAAAACATAAAGCACAGCAAGAAGCAGACAATCCACCAGACAAACTACATTACAGCTCCTCAACAACCGCCAACCGACTTCGCACTGGCACATTATCCGTTCTCGACCCCGGCTCTGGGAATCCCGACACTTTAACGCCCTTTCCAAAGAGCAAACAGTGTGTCGATCCGCCGAAATGAAACATCCCCATCTCATCCCCCTTCACCACCCTCTGCCCCTCCTTAACCGTAACCTCACAGCTCGACACTTCTGACATACCCACCTCGACGACTGCCATGAGACCAATAGCCGGGTTATCCGCCTGAATATAAATAACTGCCCTCGCCGCCACAGCCGACAGGTATCCCTGTGAGTACCGCGGCGCTTTCGGCCAGGCCCCATATATCTCCATGGAAGCAAACAATGGCTCGGAGAAATAAGTCCCATTGAACTTGGCCACCTTGACTATGGTTCCTGTGACGGGGGCATGCCATCGGTGGTAGCTCAGGGAACTGAGATAGGCTTGATAGATTGTTCCACCGACGAAATGCTCACTTAGTTCGTCTTTACCGAGCATATCCTCGACCGAGTATGGTTGACCTTTCACCCAGAATCGATCTCGTCGTTTGACATTCTGGGCTATTGCGAATGGTAGTGATTCACATACGTTTGCGATCACCGAGTCATTGTGAGGCTCGGCGACTGGGCGTCGCTCTGATCGGAACGCTCGTGTGAAGAACCCATCCCAGGATGTGAAGTTGTAATGTTTCTCGCTCGGATCGCAGACGAAGAGCTCATCGAATGCGTATGATGACCCGTCCACATTCGCAACAGCAGTGAGCTGTTTAATAGCTGCTGGACTGAACCATCCTGTGGTCGAATTATTAAGAACCTCCGCTGATGCGGGGGACTGGAGATAATCCTTCCAGACATCCAAGACGCGTTTCAGGATGGCATTGACCGCAGGGTCGAGGAAGAACCCATGGCCGTGAAACGTCCCCATTGGCCAGTCTAGCAGCGCATGCATGGGTAGTCCGACCAGTCCGACCTGGTTCTCGTGTTCGCTCCATGGCGGCGCGATGGTGAGTAGATGGTTCATGATACTTAGCATGTCCGTGTAGCTGCGCACCACGGGCTGGCCGCTGGGATCAGTGAAGTTCGCTGGTATATCGTCGTACATTCCATTGGCGAGGAGATAGATCCGCGAGTCGCCCTCTATCAAGTCCTTCAGATCTTGGACAGCGGGGTGGAGTGGTTTGGGATTCGCTATTGTGTCTCTGGCTATCTTTTTGGTCCATTCTTGTTGGATGCGGTAGTCTTTCGGGAGCCAGAGACCTGGTCTGGGATATCACTTAGATGTTTGGTGTACATCACACGATCAGAAGTGGTGTGCTTAGACATACCTCTGTGCCCGATGGAGACGTGGGATCTCAGATCCGCCCACAGCATCCCTAACACATAATAGGAGCAGCAGGGTTCGAAGAATTGCAGACCACGTCCATTTATATGTCATCTTGCCAACGTATATATGTGCACAGGAAAGAAATTTGGTCTACAATCTATAGTACCCCTCAAGCCAGCAATGGCCCTGTTCTTAGCGCCTTTATATAGTTGCAGGAATTGTACTCCGCTCAACCAGTGACTTTCAAGCTGTGGGTCTTTCGCCTCTAGGCGTTATAGAAACAGGTTACCATGTTCAACTATATTCTGCGATTACGGATAGCTTGCCAGAAAATCCATTGCGGAGAAGACCGGGATGTGTGGATAATGACCGCTAGGGAATTAGTTCGTTGTTTTGCCGCTGTAACTCTGCATAATAGGACCAGATGCAGTGGCCCAGTTCTGTTCCTGGTAAACCCTGCCGAAGATTACTCTTTGCTTGCTTGAACTAGCTAGTGGGACTGGACTTATCTCGTCTTTACTAGTAGCTGACTTTCAGGAGAGGAAATATTAACCGACCTATGGCTGGGGTTTTGACGATTGGTTATCACACCCGGTGTGCAGGAATGGCCTCGATCTTTCTCTTAGTAGTTTTCCTTACGTTCATTTTCGACCATGTTGAGTACTTCCACGTTGATTTTTATTATGTTAAATTCTGTATACTTTAAAGTAGAAGCTAGAAGATGGTCTGGTCTAATTCTAAATTACAGACTCATTTCTGTAGCGTGCGTATGCCTCTATTCCTCCCGGTCGCTGTCCGCCTCCCTTTCGATCTGATTCATTTTCTCGTCCACCTTGTTGTACTTGGAAAAGAGCACGTAGACAAGAATAGCCGCTAGAAACATCATGCCACTGAGGCAAGCAAACTGCACTAAGATCTGTGGTTTCTTGGAGGTGGGTGAAATCGCCAACCCCAGCAGTGAGCCCAGAGCGCAGAGGAGCAGATTGACCGAAGCAACCAGACTCTTCATGGACCGGGGAGCCTTTGTATAGGCATATTCCATGCTACTGAGGAAGGCGGTAATCTCAGACAGCGCTGTCAAGACGTAAATGGGGAGAATAGATAGGAAATTTACCTACGTATGTAAGGGATTGACTCGATCCATCAGATGGACTTGTACTTACCGAGTAAGGGGGTGAGTTATAGGCAACTGATTGAGTGTCAGTGGGCATTTTCAAGGGTGGATAAGGTCAATACACATACGTGATTGCAGGCCGGCGGCCACTGCAATGGCTCCCGACATGATCACGAAGCCAAAAGTGATGCGCGAAATGGGCCGGAATGGTATGTTAACCCGACGCAATGAAGGGTA
This window of the Aspergillus flavus chromosome 8, complete sequence genome carries:
- a CDS encoding putative phosphatidylserine decarboxylase; the protein is MTYKWTWSAILRTLLLLLCVRDAVGGSEIPRLHRAQRPGLWLPKDYRIQQEWTKKIARDTIANPKPLHPAVQDLKDLIEGDSRIYLLANGMYDDIPANFTDPSGQPVVRSYTDMLSIMNHLLTIAPPWSEHENQVGLVGLPMHALLDWPMGTFHGHGFFLDPAVNAILKRVLDVWKDYLQSPASAEVLNNSTTGWFSPAAIKQLTAVANVDGSSYAFDELFVCDPSEKHYNFTSWDGFFTRAFRSERRPVAEPHNDSVIANVCESLPFAIAQNVKRRDRFWVKGQPYSVEDMLGKDELSEHFVGGTIYQAYLSSLSYHRWHAPVTGTIVKVAKFNGTYFSEPLFASMEIYGAWPKAPRYSQGYLSAVAARAVIYIQADNPAIGLMAVVEVGMSEVSSCEVTVKEGQRVVKGDEMGMFHFGGSTHCLLFGKGVKVSGFPEPGSRTDNVPVRSRLAVVEEL